A DNA window from Macadamia integrifolia cultivar HAES 741 chromosome 4, SCU_Mint_v3, whole genome shotgun sequence contains the following coding sequences:
- the LOC122077557 gene encoding oleosin H2-like has product MADRPQQIQVHHIQHPQHLTEGMKSRFPEIPEKGPSTSQVVAVITLFPVGGILLTLACITLTITVIGLALTTPVFVIFSPVLVPATIFIGLAMMGFLASGVFGLTALSALSSMLNYLRGKTKDESADFPETLDYAKWRMPEGVGQVGQRTKDVDQAIQSKAHEGARAQEGGRTQEGGRT; this is encoded by the coding sequence ATGGCGGATCGCCCACAGCAGATTCAAGTGCATCACATTCAGCACCCACAGCATCTCACCGAAGGCATGAAGAGCCGCTTCCCTGAAATCCCAGAAAAGGGCCCTTCAACCTCCCAAGTCGTAGCGGTGATCACCCTCTTCCCTGTCGGTGGTATCCTGCTCACCCTCGCCTGTATAACCTTGACCATCACCGTCATCGGCTTAGCTTTGACGACACCTGTTTTCGTGATCTTTAGCCCTGTTTTAGTTCCTGCCACGATCTTTATTGGGTTAGCTATGATGGGGTTCCTTGCTTCGGGTGTGTTTGGGCTCACAGCACTGTCGGCTTTGTCATCGATGTTGAACTATTTGCGTGGGAAGACGAAAGACGAGTCAGCTGACTTTCCTGAGACGCTTGATTATGCGAAGTGGCGCATGCCGGAAGGAGTGGGCCAAGTTGGCCAGAGGACCAAGGACGTGGACCAAGCCATACAGAGCAAGGCCCATGAAGGTGCTCGGGCCCAAGAAGGAGGTCGGACCCAGGAAGGTGGCAGGACGTGA